The Sesamum indicum cultivar Zhongzhi No. 13 linkage group LG6, S_indicum_v1.0, whole genome shotgun sequence genome has a segment encoding these proteins:
- the LOC105165314 gene encoding protein SPIRRIG-like isoform X2: MKWVTLFKVFKDKVGLSQIPSSASTSPSLPFEESSSNSNNASPPRQDFSLLLSREKTELELDFKRCWEEFGSSSTEKEKEKALHWTVEYFCRLGKQHSDVAQLITMLVEAHIFSFVVGRAFVTDIDKLKLSSKTRSLEAEKVLTFFSETTKDGIRPGANLLQAVEILVSGLVDKQSFLDSGILCCLIHVLNALLAPDGGSQRQQLINNEEQLSSNENHDVETRPVRRHEVEGSVVHIMKALAGHPSAAQSLVDDNSLQLLFQMVANGSSVVFSQYKEGLVPLHAIQLHRHAMQILRLLLVNDNGSTAKYIRKHQLIRVLLMAVKDFNPDCGDPAYTVGIVDLLLESVELSYRPDAGGIRLREDIHNAHGYQFLVQFALTLSKSQGGQTFYSKSLLENDSTKDSSHAVEEAEKKSLGEYGGIYSPLSLFPALSRLLDVIISFAQTGPSCAPASSGLKSSKSSHPKSNAHGRSRSSFSDRMAEEILEKDNEKVKDLEAVQMLMDILIKAESTELQAEVLNRLLKIFSSHPENYKLCQQLRTVPLLILNMAGFPSSLQEIILKILEYAVSVVNIIPEQELLSLCCLLPQSITSGLKHTILSFFLKLLSFDQEYKKILREVGVLELLLEDLKQHTFLHEPEQLTSDHGQLEIKTSSSSFKRHFLCKDSILSSPTLLEPACGKFLIFEVEDTAAVAWDCLLSLLKKSDANQAAFRSFNGVIILLPFLASDVHRPGVLRVLSCLIIEDVKQAHPEELGALVEVLKNGMVTSALGSQYILQHDAECDTFGAVWRILRVNDSAQRVFGEATGFSLLLTMLQSFQSDDGDPKKQPSITVCINVFTYMLRVMTAGVFDNAVNRSKLQTILSSHTFYDLLSESRLICVEYECQVIQLLLELALEVVTPPFTMSEHENESAGFLLITLSGSFVTYKKRVYNAAAVRVLLRSLLLFTPNVQLELLNFIEKLACANSLNKENLTSIGCVELLLEIIHPLMSSSSSLVSHALKIVEVLGAYRLSVSELRSLVRYIMHMRLANSARCVVQMMERLIVSEDTGSGDVSLAPFVELDMSKLGHASIQVPLGQRSWPPAAGYSFVCWFQYQNLLKPQARETEAPKAGSPKRHSLISGQLGSQVLRIFSVGSVDNESTFYTELCLHDDGVLTLATSNSSSLTFAGLEMEEGRWHHLAVVHSKPNALAGLFQASFAYVYLNGKLRHTGKLGYSPSPAGKSVQVTIGTPVACARVSDLSWKLRSCFLFEEVLPPGSICFMYILGRGYRGLFQDTNLLQFVSNQACGGGSMAILDSLDIDLPSPSNTQKPDTAGKQGIFKVDGSGFVWDSYKLGNLSLQLWGKKLILALDGTSTDTIRASGTVSMLNLVDPLSATASSIWGIPRFGRLLGDIYICKQCVISDMIRPMGGMAVVLALIEAAETRDMLHMSLTLLACALHQNPQNVRDMQKYRGYHLLALFLHRRMSLFDMQSLEIFFQIAACEATFSEPRKIGSMKSTLSPTTINEASFDDLNLSKLPDEFSSVGSQGDIDDFSATKDSFSHISELETADMPTETSNCIVLSNAHMVEHVLLDWTLWVTAPVPVQISLLGFLEHLVSMHWYRNHNLTILRKINLVQHLLVTLQRGDVEVPVLEKVVMLLGVILEDGFLPSELELLVRFVIMTFDPPQPTSRNHFTRELMGKHVIVRNMLLEMLIDLQVTIPSEELLEQWLKIVSSKLITYFLDEALHPTSMRWIMTLVGVCLSFSPTFALKFRSSGGYQGLVRVLPSFYDSPDIYYILFCLIFGKPVYPRLPEVRMLDFHALMPSDGRCGELKFVELLDSVIAMAKSTFDRLCTHLMIAHQTGNISQVGASIMADLVDGHVDMGELQGEALMHKTYAARLMGGEASAPAAATSVLRFMVDLAKTCPPFSAVCRRAEFLESCIDLYFSCVRAAHAVRMTKELTVKTEEKILNDADDTSSSQNTFSSFPQEHEQSAKSSVSVGSFVQGHAVASVDSEAVDQVSTATSGSNDFNFRDTRSTLDYFQKSASHSSLSFTMSESPVLTERSSSRIQRTPSSSPVLALTSWLGGPTRSDSKAQSSSTPSVDSFVSVQDIDSPSEFKPATQSQYASNTLFTISPSLILEVDGSGYGGGPCSAGATAVLDFLAEVLSDFVTEQIKAASVLETVLESVPMHADAESVLVFQGLCLTRLMNFVERRLLRDDEENEKRLEKSRWSLNLDALSWMIVDRVYMGAFPQPAGVLKTLEFLLSMLQLANKDGRIEETIPAGKGLLSLGRGNRQLDTYIHALFKNTNRIILFCFLPSFLSTIGEDDLLTRLCLQNEPKKKLSLHSSQEDGGVEILTVLQLLVANRRIIFCPSNRDTDLNCCLCVNLISLLYDHRKHVQNAAIDILKYLLVHRRAAVEEFLVSKVNQGPSVDVLHGGFDKLLTGNLSGFFEWLHSSESIVNKVLEKGAAVMWAQYIAGSTKFPGVRIKGMDSRRKREMGRRSRDTSKLEQRHWEQVNERRGALELVRDAMATELRVIRQDKYGWVVHAESEWQTHLQQLTHERGIFPINKSSMNEEELEWQLCPIEGPYRMRKKLERCRTKIDTIQNILNGKFEIGEREFGNTDNEHHAFDAESDSFLNLSTHKPKNETFHAELYNEPSFKESEDARDVASPGVGWNDDRESSINEASMHSAAEFGERSSDASAQRADTSRGKPDLGSSKLSSSVKNDEVRVAEDKSDKELNDNGEYLIRPYLEPLERIKCRYNCERVVGLDKHDGIFLIGELSLYIIENFYIDESGCICEKESEDELSIIDQALGVKKDFSCNMDSDSKSISSWGATVKAYSGGRAWAYNGGAWGKEKVCTAGNAPHPWRNWKLDSVHELLKRDYQLRPVAIEIFSMDGCNDLLVFHKKEREEVFKNLVAMNLPRNSILDATITGSTKQESNEGRLFKVAANSFSKRWQNGEISNFQYIMHLNTLAGRGYSDLTQYPVFPWVLADYESENLDLLDPKTFRNFEKPMGCQTSDREEEFRKRYESWDDPEIPKFHYGSHYSSAGIVLFYLLRLPPFSVENQKLQGGQFDHADRLFNSVRETWWSAAGKGNTSDVKELIPEFFYMPEFLENKFNLDFGEKQSGEKVGDVFLPPWAKGSAREFIRKHREALESDYVSEHLHHWIDLIFGYKQRGKAAEEAVNVFYYYTYEGSVDIDSVADPIMKASVLAQINHFGQTPKQLFMKPHAKRRTDRKVPPHPLKHAMLLVPHEIRKSSSSISQIVTVTDKVLIAGTNILLKPRTFTKCVAWGFPDRSLRFMSYNHDRLLSTHEDLHHGNQIQCVSASHDGQLLVTGADDGLLCAWRIGQSGPFALRHLQLEKALCGHTGKITCLRVSQPYMMIVSGSDDCTVIIWDLSSLVFIRQLPEFPSPVSAIYVNELNGEIVTAAGVLLAIWSINGDCLAVNNATQLPSDFILSLTGSTFSDWLETNWYVSGHQSGDIKVWKMVHSSSEESAQIKETVNPTGGLGLGGKVPEYRLILHKVLKFHKFPVTALRLSNDLKQLLSGDSDGHLVSWTLRDESLRASMKHR, encoded by the exons ATAAGAGTACTTCTAATGGCTGTCAAGGATTTCAATCCTGATTGTGGGGATCCTGCCTATACTGTGGGCATTGTTGACTTGCTTCTTGAAAGTGTTGAATTATCTTATAGACCAG ATGCTGGTGGTATAAGACTCAGGGAGGATATTCATAATGCTCACGGGTACCAGTTCTTGGTCCAGTTTGCTTTGACTCTGTCGAAGAGTCAAGGTGGTCAGACTTTTTATTCCAAGTCACTTTTAGAAAATGATTCTACTAAAGACAGTTCCCATGCAGTTGAAGAGGCAGAGAAAAAGAGCTTAGGAGAGTATGGAGGAATCTATTCACCACTCAGTCTGTTCCCTGCGCTTAGTAGACTTCTTGATGTCATTATTTCTTTCGCCCAAACAGGTCCCTCATGTGCTCCTGCATCATCTGGCCTAAAATCTTCAAAAAGTTCTCACCCAAAGTCAAATGCACATGGCAGAAGTCGTAGCTCATTTTCCGACCGAATGGCTGAAGAAATTTTGGAGAAGGACAACGAAAAAGTCAAAGATTTAGAAGCTGTTCAAATGTTAATGGATATTCTAATCAAAGCAGAAAGTACAGAGTTGCAGGCAGAAGTACTGAATAGATTGTTGAAGATATTCTCTAGTCATCCTGAAAACTATAAGTTATGTCAGCAGCTGAGGACTGTACCTCTCTTAATCCTTAATATGGCTGGTTTCCCTTCATCTCTGCAAGAGATAAtcttgaaaattcttgaatatgcGGTGTCTGTTGTGAATATCATCCCTGAACAAGAGTTGCTTTCACTTTGTTGCTTACTACCACAATCAATAACCTCTGGATTAAAGCATACgattctttcctttttcttaaagCTCTTATCATTTGACCAAGAGTACAAGAAAATCCTCAGAGAAGTCGGTGTGCTGGAGCTTCTGTTGGAAGATCTGAAGCAGCACACATTTTTGCATGAGCCTGAGCAACTTACTAGTGATCATGGTCAGTTAGAGATAAAAACTAGCTCAAGCAGTTTCAAGAGGCACTTTCTCTGTAAGGATTCAATCCTTTCATCTCCGACACTCTTAGAACCTGCTTGTGGgaaattccttatttttgaAGTAGAGGATACAGCTGCAGTTGCTTGGGATTGTTTGCTCTCCTTATTAAAGAAATCAGATGCAAATCAGGCAGCATTTCGTTCTTTTAATGGTGTGATCATCTTACTTCCTTTTTTGGCGTCGGATGTGCATCGCCCGGGCGTCCTTCGGGTGTTGTCTTGCTTGATTATTGAGGATGTCAAACAG GCTCATCCGGAAGAATTGGGCGCTTTGGTTGAAGTGTTAAAAAATGGGATGGTTACAAGTGCTTTGGGATCTCAATACATACTTCAACATGATGCAGAATGTGACACCTTTGGAGCTGTATGGCGCATATTAAGAGTTAATGACTCGGCTCAGAGAGTTTTTGGTGAAGCAACTGGGTTTTCTCTTTTACTAACTATGCTTCAGTCTTTTCAGAGTGATGATGGAGATCCGAAAAAGCAACCTTCTATAACTGTATGCATCAATGTGTTTACATATATGTTGCGCGTGATGACAGCAGGGGTTTTTGATAATGCTGTCAATCGGTCAAAGTTGCAGACAATCCTATCTTCACATACTTTTTATGATCTTCTCTCTGAGTCAAGGTTAATTTGTGTGGAATATGAATGCCAAGTCATACAATTGTTGCTGGAACTAGCTCTAGAGGTAGTGACTCCACCATTTACAATGTCAGAACATGAAAATGAATCAGCTGGTTTTCTTTTGATTACATTGTCGGGTTCTTTCGTAACTTACAAGAAACGGGTATATAATGCTGCTGCGGTCAGAGTGCTCTTACGTAGTTTACTGTTGTTTACTCCAAACGTGCAATTAGAATTGCTGAACTTTATCGAAAAGCTTGCTTGTGCTAATTCCTTAAATAAGGAAAACCTCACATCTATAG GCTGTGTGGAACTTCTTTTGGAGATTATACATCCCCTTATGTCGAGCTCATCATCATTAGTTTCTCATGCCTTGAAGATTGTGGAAGTTCTTGGTGCCTATAG ATTATCAGTATCAGAACTTCGAAGTCTTGTCAGGTATATTATGCACATGAGGCTAGCGAACTCTGCTCGTTGTGTTGTTCAAATGATGGAAAGGTTGATTGTTTCAGAGGATACGGGCTCAGGAGATGTTTCTCTTGCACCTTTTGTCGAGTTGGACATGAGCAAGTTAGGACATGCTTCCATTCAAGTGCCATTAGGGCAAAGGTCATGGCCTCCTGCTGCTGgttattcttttgtttgttggTTTCAGTaccaaaatcttttaaaaCCACAGGCAAGAGAGACTGAAGCTCCTAAAGCTGGATCTCCAAAGAGGCATAGCCTGATAAGTGGACAACTAGGATCTCAGGTCCTTCGGATATTCTCTGTTGGGAGTGTGGATAATGAAAGTACCTTTTATACGGAGCTTTGTCTGCATGATGACGGGGTTCTTACACTTGCAACAAGCAATTCTTCTTCCTTGACATTTGCTGGATTAGAAATGGAGGAAGGTAGGTGGCATCACCTTGCAGTTGTGCATAGCAAACCAAATGCTTTGGCTGGGCTCTTTCAAGCAAGTTTTGCTTATGTATACCTTAACGGAAAGCTAAGGCACACCGGGAAACTTGGATACTCTCCCTCTCCTGCAGGGAAGTCTGTGCAGGTAACAATTGGGACGCCAGTTGCTTGTGCAAGGGTTAGTGATTTGTCATGGAAGCTCAGATCTTGCTTTCTTTTTGAAGAGGTGCTCCCACCAGGTTCTATTTGTTTTATGTACATTCTTGGAAGAGGTTATAGAGGGCTTTTCCAGGACACAAATCTATTGCAATTTGTTTCTAATCAGGCATGTGGTGGGGGCAGCATGGCTATTTTGGATTCTTTAGACATCGACTTGCCTTCGCCCTCTAACACGCAAAAGCCTGACACTGCTGGTAAGCAAGGGATCTTTAAGGTGGATGGAAGTGGATTTGTATGGGATTCCTATAAATTAGGAAATCTCTCACTACAATTGTGGGGTAAGAAACTGATACTTGCATTAGATGGAACGAGCACGGACACAATCCGAGCATCTGGAACTGTATCCATGCTCAATCTAGTTGATCCACTATCAGCTACTGCTTCTTCTATTTGGG GTATACCACGATTTGGTCGTCTTCTTGGAGATATCTACATCTGTAAGCAGTGTGTGATCAGTGATATGATCCGCCCCATGGGTGGCATGGCTGTTGTCCTTGCTCTTATTGAAGCTGCTGAAACGAGGGACATGCTCCACATGTCCTTGACATTGCTTGCATGTGCACTCCACCAGAATCCACAGAACGTGAGAGACATGCAGAAGTACAGAGGATACCACTTGCTAGCTCTTTTCCTTCACCGCAGAATGTCCTTGTTTGACATGCAATCACTTGagatttttttccaaatagcTGCTTGTGAGGCTACTTTCTCTGAACCAAGAAAAATTGGAAGCATGAAGAGCACTCTGTCACCTACCACCATTAATGAGGCCAGCTTTGACGATCTCAATTTATCAAAGTTACCTGATGAATTTTCATCAGTTGGGTCTCAAGGGgatattgatgatttttctGCAACAAAAGATTCATTTAGTCATATTTCAGAGCTGGAAACTGCTGATATGCCAACAGAGACATCTAATTGCATCGTTTTGTCAAACGCTCATATGGTGGAGCATGTGTTGTTGGATTGGACCCTCTGGGTGACAGCTCCTGTCCCAGTTCAAATTTCTTTACTTGGATTTCTTGAGCATCTGGTCTCCATGCATTGGTATCGCAATCATAACCTTACAATTCTCCGTAAAATTAACCTTGTTCAGCATTTACTCGTAACTCTGCAGAGGGGTGATGTTGAAGTGCCAGTGTTGGAAAAAGTAGTCATGTTATTAGGTGTCATTTTGGAGGATGGATTCCTTCCTTCTGAATTGGAGCTTCTTGTGCGGTTTGTGATTATGACATTTGATCCTCCTCAACCAACATCACGTAATCATTTTACAAGAGAATTGATGGGGAAACATGTTATTGTGAGAAACATGTTACTTGAGATGCTAATTGATCTGCAGGTGACCATTCCATCAGAGGAGTTACTTGAGCAGTGGCTTAAAATTgtttcatcaaaattaattacttattttcttgatgaagCACTACATCCTACCAGTATGAGATGGATCATGACTCTTGTAGGTGTGTGCCTTTCCTTTTCTCCTACATTTGCACTAAAATTTCGATCAAGCGGAGGTTATCAAGGTTTGGTAAGGGTACTTCCTAGTTTCTACGATTCTCCtgatatatattacattttgttcTGTCTGATATTTGGGAAGCCTGTATATCCAAGATTACCAGAAGTTCGCATGCTTGATTTTCATGCGCTTATGCCAAGTGATGGTCGCTGCGGAGAGTTAAAATTTGTTGAACTGTTGGACTCGGTTATTGCAATGGCGAAATCCACTTTTGATAGGTTATGCACACACTTAATGATTGCACATCAAACTGGCAATATTTCTCAGGTTGGTGCAAGCATTATGGCTGACCTTGTAGATGGACATGTAGACATGGGAGAGCTTCAAGGTGAAGCTTTGATGCACAAAACCTATGCTGCTCGCTTGATGGGTGGGGAGGCATCAGCCCCAGCAGCCGCTACTTCAGTTCTCAGATTCATGGTTGATCTTGCAAAAACGTGTCCTCCTTTTTCTGCTGTATGCAGACGGGCTGAGTTTCTTGAAAGCTGTATTGACCTCTATTTTTCCTGTGTCAG GGCTGCTCATGCTGTGAGGATGACGAAAGAACTAACTGTGAAAACGGAGGAAAAGATTTTGAATGATGCTGATGATACCAGTAGCTCGCAGAATACTTTCTCTAGCTTCCCTCAAGAACATGAGCAGTCAGCAAAGTCCTCCGTCAGTGTAGGGAGCTTTGTGCAGGGGCAT GCTGTGGCGAGTGTTGACAGCGAAGCAGTTGACCAGGTGTCCACTGCCACTTCTGGAAGTAATGATTTCAATTTCCGGGATACAAGAAGTACATTAGATTATTTTCAGAAGAGTGCTTCCCATAGTTCATTGTCTTTCACTATGTCTGAATCTCCTGTATTGACCGAGAGATCTAGTTCCAGGATTCAGCGCACTCCATCTTCATCTCCAGTTTTAGCATTGACATCTTGGCTTGGGGGTCCCACTCGCAGTGATTCAAAAGCACAGTCCTCTTCAACACCATCTGTGGACTCCTTTGTGTCTGTTCAAGACATTGATTCCCCTTCAGAGTTTAAGCCTGCAACTCAATCTCAGTATGCATCAAACACATTGTTCACAATCAGTCCGAGTTTGATTCTTGAAGTAGATGGTTCTGGCTACGGAGGAGGTCCATGTTCTGCTGGTGCTACTGCAGTTCTAGATTTTCTGGCTGAAGTTCTTTCTGATTTTGTGACGGAGCAGATAAAAGCTGCATCAGTTCTTGAGACTGTTTTGGAAAGTGTACCTATGCATGCTGATGCTGAATCTGTTCTGGTTTTTCAAGGATTATGCCTTACTAGATTGATGAACTTCGTTGAAAGGCGTCTCTTACGTGATGATGAGGAAAATGAGAAGAGGTTAGAAAAGAGCCGATGGTCCTTAAACTTAGATGCACTGTCCTGGATGATAGTGGATCGCGTGTATATGGGAGCTTTTCCTCAGCCTGCTGGTGTATTGAAGACTTTGGAATTCTTATTATCGATGTTGCAGTTGGCAAATAAAGATGGTAGGATTGAAGAAACAATTCCTGCAGGCAAAGGACTTCTTTCTCTTGGGAGAGGAAACAGACAACTTGATACTTATATACATGCACTTTTTAAGAATACGAATCGTATCATATTATTCTGTTTCCTCCCATCATTTTTGTCCACAATAGGGGAAGATGATCTTCTTACACGCTTGTGCTTGCAGAATGAACCAAAGAAGAAATTGTCTCTTCACTCTTCACAAGAGGATGGTGGGGTTGAGATTCTCACAGTTTTACAGTTACTGGTTGCCAACAGGCGAATAATCTTTTGTCCCAGTAATCGTGATACTGATCTAAATTGCTGTCTTTGTGTAAATTTGATATCTCTACTCTATGACCATAGGAAACATGTGCAAAATGCAGCAATTGATATTCTCAAATATCTTTTGGTACATCGTAGGGCTGCAGTTGAAGAGTTTTTGGTCTCTAAAGTAAACCAAGGGCCATCAGTGGATGTTCTACATGGTGGTTTTGATAAGCTTTTGACTGGAAACTTATCGGGATTTTTTGAATGGCTTCATAGTTCTGAGTCAATAGTCAATAAAGTGTTGGAAAAGGGTGCTGCAGTTATGTGGGCACAATATATTGCAGGGTCAACAAAGTTTCCTGGAGTGAGGATAAAGGGTATGGATAGTCGTCGAAAGAGAGAAATGGGGAGAAGATCAAGGGACACCTCAAAATTAGAACAAAGACATTGGGAGCAAGTGAATGAACGGAGAGGTGCACTTGAATTGGTCCGTGATGCTATGGCTACTGAATTACGTGTTATCCGTCAGGATAAGTATGGATGGGTGGTTCATGCTGAAAGTGAGTGGCAAACTCATCTCCAACAGCTTACACACGAGCGGGGAATATTTCCAATTAATAAATCCTCCATGAACGAGGAGGAGCTTGAGTGGCAGCTTTGCCCCATTGAAGGTCCATACAGGATGCGTAAAAAGCTGGAGCGGTGTAGAACAAAGATAGACACCATCCAAAATATTCTGAATGGGAAGTTCGAGATAGGGGAAAGAGAATTTGGGAACACTGATAATGAGCACCATGCCTTTGATGCTGAATCAGATTCGTTTCTCAATCTTTCAACTCACAAACCAAAGAACGAAACTTTTCATGCTGAACTGTATAATGAACCATCTTTCAAAGAATCAGAAGATGCTCGGGATGTAGCTTCTCCTGGGGTAGGATGGAATGATGATCGCGAGAGTAGTATAAATGAAGCAAGTATGCATTCGGCTGCTGAATTTGGTGAGAGGTCAAGTGATGCATCCGCTCAAAGAGCAGATACTAGTAGAGGCAAACCTGATTTAGGATCTTCAAAGTTATCTTCTTCAGTAAAAAATGATGAAGTGAGGGTGGCTGAGGACAAATCAGATAAAGAGCTAAATGATAATGGCGAGTATCTGATCAGACCTTATCTGGAACCTCTTGAAAGGATTAAGTGCAGGTACAATTGTGAAAGAGTAGTGGGACTGGACAAACATGATGGTATATTTCTGATTGGGGAGTTGTCACTGTATATCATTGAGAATTTTTACATTGATGAATCTGGGTGCATATGCGAAAAAGAGAGTGAAGATGAACTCTCCATCATTGATCAGGCTTTGGGTGTAAAGAAAgatttttcttgtaatatgGACTCCGATTCCAAGTCAATTTCATCATGGGGTGCTACAGTAAAGGCATACTCAGGGGGTAGGGCATGGGCATATAATGGGGGTGCCTGGGGTAAGGAAAAAGTCTGCACTGCTGGTAATGCGCCTCATCCTTGGCGTAATTGGAAGCTTGATAGTGTCCATGAGCTTCTGAAGCGTGATTATCAGCTCCGCCCTGTTGCTATTGAGATTTTTAGCATGGATGGGTGCAATGACCTACTGGTTTTCcacaaaaaagagagagaagaagttTTCAAGAATCTGGTGGCCATGAATCTACCCAGAAACAGCAT TCTAGATGCAACAATAACGGGGtcaacaaaacaagaaagcaATGAAGGCCGTCTCTTTAAAGTTGCAGCAAACTCCTTTTCCAAAAGGTGGCAAAATGGAGAAATTAGCAATTTTCAGTATATCATGCACCTCAATACTCTGGCAGGTCGTGGGTACAGTGATCTGACGCAGTATCCCGTGTTTCCTTGGGTCCTGGCAGATTACGAGAGTGAGAATCTGGACCTATTAGATCCAAAAACATTCCGTAATTTTGAGAAGCCAATGGGTTGTCAAACATCAGACCGGGAGGAGGAGTTCAGGAAGAG ATACGAGAGCTGGGATGATCCAGAAATCCCCAAATTTCATTATGGTTCTCATTATTCTAGTGCTGGGATTGTTCTCTTTTATCTATTACGCCTGCCTCCATTTAGTGTCGAGAATCAAAAGCTGCAAGGTGGACAATTTGACCATGCTGATCGTCTTTTCAACAGTGTTCGAGAAACCTGGTGGAGCGCTGCTGGGAAAGGGAATACATCAGATGTGAAGGAACTAATTCCAGAATTCTTTTATATGCCGGAATTCCTGGAAAACAAGTTCAATCTTGACTTCGGTGAGAAACAATCGGGAGAGAAG GTTGGTGATGTTTTCTTGCCTCCATGGGCCAAGGGCAGTGCTAGAGAGTTCATCAGGAAGCACAGGGAAGCTTTGGAGTCAGATTATGTTTCAGAGCATCTGCATCATTGGATAGACCTCATCTTTGGATATAAACAGAGAGGAAAG GCAGCTGAGGAGGCTGTTAATGTATTTTACTACTATACCTATGAAGGCAGTGTTGACATTGACTCTGTTGCAGATCCTATTATGAAAGCATCTGTTTTAGcacaaattaatcattttggacaaacaccaaaacaaCTGTTCATGAAGCCTCATGCTAAAAGACGAACTGATAGAAAGGTTCCTCCTCATCCACTCAAGCATGCTATGCTTCTTGTACCTCATGAGATTCGCAAGAGCTCATCTTCTATATCTCAAATTGTAACTGTCACTGACAAGGTTCTTATTGCTGGCACAAATATCTTGCTAAAACCAAGAACATTTACCAAATGTGTCGCGTGGGGTTTTCCTGACCGGAGCTTACGTTTTATGAGTTACAATCATGATAGGCTTCTTTCTACTCATGAAGATCTTCATCATGGCAACCAAATCCAATGTGTCAGTGCGAGTCATGATGGCCAACTTTTGGTTACTGGGGCAGATGACGGCTTACTTTGTGCTTGGAGAATTGGACAAAGTGGACCCTTTGCTCTTCGACACTTGCAGTTGGAGAAGGCTCTTTGTGGCCATACTGGTAAAATCACGTGTCTGCGCGTTAGCCAGCCCTATATGATGATTGTGAGTGGATCTGATGACTGTACAGTAATAATATGGGATCTTAGCTCTTTGGTCTTCATTAGGCAGCTTCCCGAGTTCCCTTCACCAGTTTCAGCAATATATGTGAATGAATTGAACGGTGAAATCGTGACTGCAGCTGGTGTTCTGCTTGCTATTTGGAGCATTAACGGTGACTGCCTAGCTGTGAACAACGCAACACAGCTTCCTTCTGATTTCATTCTCTCACTCACGGGTTCTACCTTCTCAGACTGGCTGGAAACAAACTGGTATGTATCGGGTCACCAAAGTGGTGATATCAAAGTGTGGAAAATGGTTCACTCTTCCAGTGAGGAGTCTGCCCAAATCAAAGAAACCGTGAATCCAACAGGAGGTCTAGGACTTGGAGGGAAAGTTCCCGAGTACAGATTGATCCTACATAAGGTATTGAAGTTCCACAAATTTCCTGTTACTGCCCTAAGGCTCTCAAATGACCTAAAACAGTTGTTAAGTGGGGATTCGGATGGCCACCTGGTTTCATGGACATTAAGAGACGAGAGCTTGAGAGCTTCCATGAAGCATAGATGA